In Brienomyrus brachyistius isolate T26 chromosome 14, BBRACH_0.4, whole genome shotgun sequence, the following proteins share a genomic window:
- the col10a1a gene encoding collagen, type X, alpha 1a — MELRVTSVLLLLLGLTVVHGERYYVKKAAAPVKGPQYQPYPVKGQTMAGEPGIPGEPGSPGAPGPAGPPGPPGFGVPGPEGPPGPPGPAGYSAPGKPGTPGGPGKPGDRGAPGQRGDNGASGPQGPRGMPGPPGIPGPAGFSAPGKPGASGPVGPMGPRGESGPKGHTGATGAPGLKGERGYGIPGAPGERGVTGPGGPPGPAGLPGIGKPGKTGYPGEPGKSGAPGRDGSPGPMGLQGPKGHTGAPGIGMPGKSGDNGAPGMPGPMGPKGPQGATGAPGEPGIPGYGKSGVPGQKGERGVFGSPGTTGQKGEPGSMGHTGHTGATGPMGPAGSQGARGFQGEPGVPGAKGDIGAVGPQGARGLKGDQGAQGFEGKPGYPGAVGSVGPRGATGAPGSKGEQGYTGAPGSQGPSGPQGPKGHQGHDGAPGEKGLDGNPGPRGATGSPGPAGLPGAKGHPGLPGSPGPAGSMAKGVPGPQGPPGLPGARGQDGSPGHSGPPGPPGPPGEVIFEKSMGPSGIMMPGDLVKVPVSAFSALLNKEYNPTTEPIQFDVIVYNAENHYDPSTGIFTCHVPGIYYFHYSLHVNGADALAGLYKNDQPVVFTYDEYNKGVLDQMSGSTVLALQEQDTVYVKMPNVDANGIFAAAHVHCSFSGFLIAST, encoded by the exons ATGGAGCTACGAGTCACAAGTGTCCTTCTTCTCCTCCTGGGCTTGACCGTGGTACATGGAGAACGTTACTACGTCAAGAAAGCCGCAGCCCCAGTCAAGGGACCTCAGTATCAGCCGTACCCCGTGAAGGGCCAAA CCATGGCGGGAGAGCCAGGTATCCCAGGGGAACCCGGTTCCCCAGGAGCACCTGGACCTGCTGGGCCCCCAGGCCCCCCTGGATTTGGGGTGCCAGGACCTGAGGGCCCACCTGGACCCCCGGGACCAGCTGGATACTCTGCACCTGGGAAGCCAGGCACACCTGGTGGACCTGGAAAGCCTGGTGATAGAGGTGCACCTGGACAAAGGGGAGACAACGGAGCTTCAGGACCGCAGGGTCCTCGGGGCATGCCTGGACCTCCTGGTATTCCTGGGCCTGCTGGTTTTTCAGCACCCGGCAAACCCGGAGCATCGGGCCCGGTTGGGCCTATGGGACCAAGAGGCGAGTCAGGCCCTAAGGGACATACTGGTGCTACTGGTGCTCCAGGACTGAAAGGAGAGAGAGGCTATGGCATTCCAGGAGCACCAGGTGAGAGAGGTGTGACAGGACCAGGCGGTCCTCCTGGGccagctggcctccctggtattGGAAAGCCAGGCAAAACAGGGTATCCTGGTGAGCCAGGAAAgtcaggggcaccaggcagggatgggAGCCCTGGACCCATGGGATTACAAGGCCCAAAAGGTCACACTGGGGCTCCTGGAATAGGAATGCCAGGAAAATCTGGTGATAATGGTGCTCCTGGTATGCCTGGTCCTATGGGACCAAAAGGCCCCCAGGGTGCAACTGGAGCACCAGGAGAACCTGGTATTCCAGGCTATGGAAAATCAGGAGTTCCTGGACAGAAaggagaaagaggagtttttGGTAGTCCTGGTACAACAGGTCAGAAGGGCGAACCAGGGTCCATGGGACACACTGGGCATACGGGTGCTACCGGTCCTATGGGCCCAGCTGGATCTCAAGGTGCAAGAGGCTTTCAGGGAGAACCAGGAGTGCCTGGGGCTAAAGGTGACATAGGTGCAGTTGGACCACAGGGGGCCAGGGGACTTAAAGGTGATCAGGGAGCACAGGGATTTGAGGGCAAACCAGGTTACCCAGGTGCTGTAGGCTCAGTTGGACCAAGGGGAGCAACTGGTGCTCCAGGCAGTAAAGGTGAACAAGGCTATACTGGTGCACCTGGTTCTCAAGGGCCATCAGGACCTCAAGGACCTAAAGGCCATCAAGGACACGATGGGGCACCAGGAGAAAAGGGACTGGATGGAAATCCTGGGCCAAGAGGAGCAACTGGTTCTCCAGGTCCTGCTGGTCTACCAGGTGCTAAGGGTCACCCAGGTCTTCCTGGATCTCCTGGCCCTGCAGGTAGTATGGCTAAGGGAGTGCCAGGTCCTCAGGGTCCTCCCGGACTTCCTGGTGCTAGGGGGCAGGACGGTTCACCAGGACATTCTGGACCTCCTGGCCCACCTGGTCCTCCTGGTGAGGTCATTTTTGAGAAAAGCATGGGGCCGAGTGGCATCATGATGCCTGGCGATCTCGTTAAGGTCCCCGTGTCCGCGTTTTCAGCTCTGCTGAACAAGGAATATAATCCTACAACTGAACCCATTCAGTTTGACGTTATTGTATACAATGCTGAGAATCATTATGATCCCAGCACTGGCATTTTCACTTGTCATGTTCCGGGTATCTACTACTTCCACTATAGTCTGCATGTCAACGGTGCTGATGCATTGGCAGGGCTGTACAAAAATGATCAGCCTGTCGTGTTTACTTATGATGAGTATAACAAAGGCGTTTTGGACCAGATGTCTGGAAGCACGGTGCTCGCACTGCAGGAACAGGACACAGTGTATGTGAAAATGCCTAATGTCGACGCCAACGGTATTTTTGCCGCTGCTCATGTGCATTGCTCTTTCTCTGGGTTCCTGATCGCTTCCACGTGA